Proteins encoded within one genomic window of Streptomyces kaniharaensis:
- a CDS encoding amino acid ABC transporter ATP-binding protein produces the protein MVVLNGVNKHYGALHVLQDIDLRIAQGEVVVLIGPSGSGKSTLCRTINRLETIDSGTITIDGRPLPAEGKELARLRAEVGMVFQSFNLFAHKTVLENVVIGQVKVRKVARPQAEKTARELLERVGVGAQADKYPAQLSGGQQQRVAIARALAMKPKVMLFDEPTSALDPEMVNEVLEVMRQLAADGMTMVVVTHEMGFARSAANRVLFMADGKIVEQNTPDAFFTAPRSERAKDFLSKILHH, from the coding sequence CTGGTCGTGCTGAACGGTGTGAACAAGCACTACGGCGCGCTGCACGTGCTGCAGGACATCGATCTGCGGATCGCGCAGGGCGAGGTGGTGGTGCTGATCGGGCCGTCCGGCTCGGGCAAGTCGACCCTGTGCCGGACGATCAACCGGCTGGAGACCATCGACTCCGGCACGATCACCATCGACGGCCGCCCGCTGCCCGCCGAGGGCAAGGAGCTGGCCCGGCTGCGCGCCGAGGTCGGCATGGTGTTCCAGAGCTTCAACCTGTTCGCGCACAAGACCGTGCTGGAGAACGTGGTCATCGGCCAGGTCAAGGTGCGCAAGGTCGCCCGCCCGCAGGCCGAGAAGACCGCCCGGGAACTGCTGGAGCGGGTCGGCGTCGGCGCGCAGGCGGACAAGTACCCGGCCCAGCTCTCCGGTGGCCAGCAGCAGCGCGTGGCGATCGCCCGCGCGCTGGCGATGAAGCCGAAGGTGATGCTCTTCGACGAGCCCACCTCGGCCCTCGACCCGGAGATGGTCAACGAGGTGCTGGAGGTCATGCGCCAACTGGCCGCCGACGGCATGACGATGGTCGTGGTCACCCACGAGATGGGCTTCGCCCGCTCCGCCGCCAACCGCGTCCTGTTCATGGCCGACGGAAAGATCGTCGAGCAGAACACCCCCGACGCCTTCTTCACCGCGCCGCGCTCCGAGCGCGCCAAGGACTTCCTCTCGAAGATCCTGCACCACTGA
- a CDS encoding response regulator transcription factor, which translates to MRLLLVEDDERVAAALVAVLGRHGFQVRHARSGHEALDALVPDGNEPYRVVLLDLGLPDRDGFEVCSRIRAGSGVPVIMVTARADIRSRIHGLNLGADDYVTKPYDMGELLARIHAVARRGAVPASVSVAAPDAVPQQRGPLESRGIRIDRERRRVSVDGRDVPLTRKEFDLLALLAQSPGVVYRREQIFSEVWRSGWEGNGRTLEVHIGSLRNKLALPGLVEAVRGVGYRLIPDCPAPAAETPPPAAAEH; encoded by the coding sequence ATGCGACTGCTGCTCGTCGAGGACGACGAACGCGTGGCCGCCGCGCTGGTCGCGGTGCTGGGACGACACGGGTTCCAGGTCAGACACGCCCGCAGCGGGCACGAGGCCCTGGACGCGCTGGTGCCGGACGGCAACGAGCCGTACCGGGTGGTGCTGCTCGACCTCGGGCTGCCCGACCGTGACGGCTTCGAGGTGTGCAGCCGGATCCGGGCCGGCAGCGGCGTCCCGGTGATCATGGTCACCGCCCGCGCCGACATCCGCTCCCGGATCCACGGCCTCAACCTCGGCGCCGACGACTACGTCACCAAGCCGTACGACATGGGCGAACTGCTCGCCCGCATACACGCCGTCGCGCGCCGCGGCGCCGTCCCCGCCTCGGTCTCGGTGGCCGCGCCCGACGCCGTCCCGCAGCAGCGCGGCCCGCTGGAGTCCCGCGGCATCCGGATCGACCGGGAGCGCCGCCGGGTCAGCGTGGACGGCCGCGACGTGCCGCTCACCCGCAAGGAGTTCGACCTTCTCGCCCTGCTCGCCCAGAGCCCCGGCGTGGTCTACCGCCGTGAGCAGATCTTCAGCGAGGTCTGGCGCAGCGGCTGGGAGGGCAACGGCCGCACCCTGGAGGTCCACATCGGCTCGCTGCGCAACAAGCTCGCGCTGCCCGGCCTGGTCGAGGCCGTCCGCGGCGTCGGCTACCGGCTGATCCCCGACTGCCCGGCCCCCGCCGCGGAGACGCCCCCGCCCGCCGCCGCGGAGCACTGA
- a CDS encoding TAXI family TRAP transporter solute-binding subunit, giving the protein MAPTTPPRLCAALRAAARSPLWRTVLVLVLLVAGLGGWWLSAGRSPGYPRGETRFATGVPRGVYDRYGQLLQTHVARSMPGVRLRLDNTQGSVDNLQRVAGGQDQFAIATADAVADYQGPGKDRLRAIARLYDDYLQLIVPASSPVNHTADLRGLRVDMGLPQSGVNLVTRRLLIAAGLDPEHDVKPSNLGIGEAADELRRGNLDAFFWSGGLPTSALTDLSDHLRIKVVPLGDLAEQLHKAEGGGTDAYRAATMPKGTYPNAEPRDAVATVAVPNLLITRDDVDPALVQGMTQAVIDSRDQIGAQVHAAQLVDLRTAVYTDPLPLHEGAMRYYRSVKP; this is encoded by the coding sequence ATGGCCCCCACGACTCCTCCACGACTCTGCGCCGCGCTCCGCGCCGCGGCCCGCAGCCCGCTGTGGCGGACGGTCCTGGTGCTGGTGCTGCTGGTGGCGGGGCTCGGCGGCTGGTGGCTGTCGGCCGGCCGCTCGCCCGGCTACCCGCGCGGGGAGACGCGCTTCGCGACCGGTGTGCCGCGCGGGGTCTACGACCGCTACGGGCAGCTGCTGCAGACGCACGTCGCCAGGTCGATGCCGGGGGTGCGGCTGCGGCTGGACAACACCCAGGGCTCGGTCGACAACCTCCAGCGGGTGGCCGGCGGGCAGGACCAGTTCGCGATCGCCACCGCCGATGCCGTCGCCGACTACCAGGGGCCCGGAAAGGACCGGCTGCGGGCGATCGCACGGCTGTACGACGACTACCTCCAGCTGATCGTCCCGGCCTCCTCGCCGGTGAACCACACGGCCGACCTCAGGGGGCTGCGGGTGGACATGGGCCTCCCGCAGTCCGGGGTGAACCTGGTGACCAGGCGGCTGCTGATCGCGGCCGGCCTGGACCCGGAGCACGACGTCAAGCCGTCCAATCTCGGCATCGGCGAGGCCGCCGACGAGCTGCGCAGAGGCAACCTGGACGCCTTCTTCTGGTCCGGCGGGCTGCCCACCAGCGCGCTCACCGACCTCTCCGACCACCTCCGGATCAAGGTCGTGCCGCTGGGCGACCTCGCCGAGCAGCTCCACAAGGCAGAGGGCGGCGGCACCGACGCCTACCGGGCGGCCACCATGCCCAAGGGCACCTACCCGAACGCCGAGCCCAGGGACGCCGTCGCCACGGTGGCCGTGCCCAACCTGCTGATCACCAGGGACGACGTGGACCCGGCCCTGGTCCAGGGCATGACCCAGGCGGTGATCGACAGCCGCGACCAGATCGGCGCCCAGGTCCACGCCGCCCAGCTGGTCGACCTGCGCACCGCCGTCTACACCGACCCGCTCCCGCTCCACGAGGGCGCGATGCGCTACTACCGCTCGGTGAAGCCCTAG
- a CDS encoding sensor histidine kinase, with amino-acid sequence MRTRLLGILLALMVCVLAALGLPLAAAVAAAQQTKVVVDRLDDAARFAQDLPTSGTSDSARKGEPGPAPGDLSRRNAIDAEVARYHDLYGVRLGIFQRDGMPISAAPRNWQVPAGGSGAQAFQEALDGRRSHNPPQVWPWSDDRTITVATPVVRDGDVVAVVLSESPTGALRTRILHSWLVIGAGEAAAMIVAVLLAVRLTEWVLRPVRTLDRATHDIATGRMAARVAPGGGPPELQRLAHSFNEMADHVVLAMDQQKAFVADASHQLRNPLAALLLRVEVLGLELPEGHEEELGGVREEGARLARVLDDLLGLATAEHARPEPEPTDLAALTLARVDAWRPVAEQRGIELRWDGPVLALGMADSIGFGSALDAVLDNALKFSPEGSRVRLRVAVRHAQVAVTVTDAGPGLTEDELSRVGDRFWRSTRHQNVDGSGLGLSIARTLLMAGGGSLGFAPVKPTGLAVTLAVPRPGSE; translated from the coding sequence GTGCGCACCCGCCTCCTCGGCATCCTGCTCGCCCTGATGGTCTGCGTCCTGGCCGCCCTCGGGCTGCCGCTCGCGGCGGCGGTCGCGGCGGCCCAGCAGACCAAGGTCGTCGTCGACCGGCTCGACGACGCCGCCCGCTTCGCCCAGGACCTGCCCACCTCCGGCACCTCGGACTCCGCGCGCAAGGGCGAGCCGGGGCCCGCCCCCGGCGACCTCAGCCGCCGCAACGCCATCGACGCCGAGGTCGCCCGCTACCACGACCTGTACGGCGTGCGGCTGGGCATCTTCCAGCGCGACGGCATGCCGATCTCCGCCGCCCCCAGGAACTGGCAGGTACCGGCCGGCGGCTCCGGCGCGCAGGCCTTCCAGGAGGCGCTGGACGGCCGGCGCAGCCACAACCCGCCGCAGGTCTGGCCGTGGAGCGACGACCGCACCATCACCGTCGCCACTCCGGTCGTGCGCGACGGCGACGTCGTCGCCGTGGTGCTCAGCGAATCCCCGACCGGGGCGCTGCGCACCCGGATCCTGCACAGCTGGCTGGTGATCGGAGCCGGCGAGGCCGCCGCCATGATCGTCGCCGTGCTGCTCGCCGTCCGGCTCACCGAGTGGGTGCTGCGCCCGGTCCGCACCCTCGACCGGGCCACCCACGACATCGCCACCGGCCGGATGGCCGCCCGGGTCGCCCCCGGCGGCGGCCCGCCCGAGCTCCAGCGGCTGGCCCACTCGTTCAACGAGATGGCCGACCACGTGGTGCTCGCCATGGACCAGCAGAAGGCGTTCGTCGCGGACGCCTCGCACCAGCTGCGCAACCCGCTCGCGGCGCTGCTGCTGCGGGTCGAGGTGCTCGGCCTGGAGCTGCCCGAGGGGCACGAGGAGGAGCTGGGCGGCGTCCGCGAGGAGGGCGCCCGGCTGGCCCGGGTCCTGGACGACCTGCTCGGGCTCGCCACCGCCGAGCACGCCCGCCCCGAACCCGAGCCGACCGACCTCGCCGCCCTCACCCTGGCCCGGGTGGACGCCTGGCGGCCGGTCGCCGAGCAGCGCGGCATAGAGCTGCGCTGGGACGGGCCGGTGCTCGCGCTCGGCATGGCGGACTCGATCGGCTTCGGCTCGGCGCTGGACGCCGTGCTGGACAACGCGCTCAAGTTCAGCCCGGAGGGCAGCCGGGTGCGGCTGCGGGTCGCGGTACGGCACGCGCAAGTCGCGGTGACCGTCACGGACGCCGGGCCCGGCCTCACCGAGGACGAGCTGTCCCGGGTCGGCGACCGGTTCTGGCGCAGCACGCGGCACCAGAACGTGGACGGCTCCGGGCTCGGTCTCTCGATCGCCCGCACCCTGCTGATGGCCGGCGGCGGTTCGCTCGGCTTCGCCCCGGTCAAGCCGACCGGCCTCGCGGTGACCCTCGCGGTACCGCGGCCGGGGAGCGAGTGA
- a CDS encoding amino acid ABC transporter permease, whose protein sequence is MSTLFSRASTASVLYDAPGPKARARYRLFGVLSLIAIAGLIWYAITMLTDNGQFDAGLWDVFQYNTIQQRILDGLISTLEAFGLAALFSLTLGALLAAGQLSDHKPVRWVCVSFVQFFRAMPLLILIVALYYAFFAKEPMWALVLGLTLYNGSVQAEIIRSGVNAVPRGQGEAAYALGMRKTQVMAGILVPQAVRSMLPTMIGQLVVTLKDTSLGFIITYHELLFVGKAIASQPMNAAGFPYIPVVLIIGPIYVAMCLLLTALARWIEARGRRGANRRTSASA, encoded by the coding sequence ATGAGCACCCTGTTCTCCCGTGCCTCGACGGCCAGCGTCCTCTACGACGCCCCCGGCCCGAAGGCCCGCGCCCGGTACCGGCTGTTCGGGGTGCTGTCGCTGATCGCGATCGCCGGCCTGATCTGGTACGCCATCACGATGCTGACCGACAACGGCCAGTTCGACGCCGGGCTCTGGGACGTCTTCCAGTACAACACCATCCAGCAGCGGATCCTGGACGGCCTCATCTCCACCCTGGAGGCCTTCGGGCTGGCGGCACTGTTCTCGCTCACGCTGGGCGCGCTGCTCGCCGCCGGGCAGCTCTCCGACCACAAGCCGGTGCGCTGGGTGTGCGTCTCCTTCGTCCAGTTCTTCCGGGCGATGCCGCTGCTGATCCTGATCGTCGCGCTCTACTACGCGTTCTTCGCCAAAGAGCCGATGTGGGCGCTGGTGCTCGGCCTCACCCTCTACAACGGCTCGGTCCAGGCCGAGATCATCCGCAGTGGCGTCAACGCCGTCCCGCGCGGCCAGGGCGAGGCGGCGTACGCACTCGGCATGCGCAAGACCCAGGTGATGGCCGGCATCCTGGTGCCGCAGGCCGTCCGCTCGATGCTGCCGACGATGATCGGCCAGCTGGTCGTCACCCTGAAGGACACCTCGCTCGGCTTCATCATCACCTACCACGAGCTGCTGTTCGTCGGTAAGGCGATCGCGAGCCAGCCTATGAACGCCGCGGGCTTCCCCTACATCCCCGTGGTCCTGATCATCGGTCCGATCTACGTCGCGATGTGCCTCCTCCTCACCGCGCTCGCCCGGTGGATCGAAGCACGTGGCCGCCGCGGCGCGAACCGGCGCACTTCAGCTTCTGCTTGA
- a CDS encoding glutamate ABC transporter substrate-binding protein produces MRTRRTLAVALCAVALTATAACGKDGSPDAAASPSNAPALPTYTVKTDVKVDSAVLAEAKKRGQLIIGAKADQPFLGWEDVASGDRSGFDIEIAKMIAADLGFTPQQIKWQTLVSSQREPAISKGQIDFYVGTYSINDERKKTVSFAGPYYIAGQDLLVKADNKDITGKDSVAGKNVCTATGSTSIKNIQQYNPKITQFDTYSACVEKLLSGEVDAVTTDDAILKGYASKYAPKLKVVGQPFTTEKYGVGLNKDDAALRNAINDAIKAHQDNGDWKKAYDATLGLSGSAAPAVPALEKY; encoded by the coding sequence ATGAGGACTCGTCGCACCCTCGCCGTCGCGCTCTGTGCCGTCGCACTCACCGCCACCGCCGCCTGCGGCAAGGACGGCTCGCCCGACGCCGCCGCGAGCCCGAGCAACGCTCCGGCGCTGCCGACCTACACGGTCAAGACCGACGTCAAGGTCGACTCGGCGGTGCTGGCCGAGGCCAAGAAGCGCGGCCAGCTGATCATCGGCGCCAAGGCCGACCAGCCGTTCCTCGGCTGGGAGGACGTCGCCAGCGGCGACCGCAGCGGCTTCGACATCGAGATCGCCAAGATGATCGCCGCCGACCTCGGCTTCACCCCGCAGCAGATCAAGTGGCAGACGCTGGTTTCCTCGCAGCGCGAGCCGGCCATCTCCAAGGGCCAGATCGACTTCTACGTCGGCACCTACAGCATCAACGACGAGCGCAAGAAGACGGTCTCCTTCGCCGGCCCGTACTACATCGCCGGCCAGGACCTGCTGGTGAAGGCCGACAACAAGGACATCACCGGCAAGGACTCGGTCGCGGGCAAGAACGTCTGCACCGCCACGGGCTCGACCTCCATCAAGAACATCCAGCAGTACAACCCGAAGATCACGCAGTTCGACACCTACTCGGCCTGCGTCGAGAAGCTGCTGTCCGGCGAGGTCGACGCCGTCACCACCGACGACGCCATCCTCAAGGGCTACGCCTCCAAGTACGCGCCCAAGCTCAAGGTGGTCGGCCAGCCGTTCACCACGGAGAAGTACGGCGTCGGCCTCAACAAGGACGACGCGGCCCTGCGCAACGCCATCAACGACGCCATCAAGGCCCACCAGGACAACGGCGACTGGAAGAAGGCGTACGACGCGACCCTCGGCCTCTCCGGCTCCGCGGCGCCCGCCGTTCCGGCCCTCGAGAAGTACTGA
- a CDS encoding amino acid ABC transporter permease, whose translation MGFLFEDDNFALFRDGFLQTIELSALSALLALLLGTLLAAFRVSPAPVLRAFGTAWVTIFRNTPLTLLFFAVEFGLPALGVHFEHLTFATLALGGYTASFVCEVLRSGINTVPLGQAEAARSLGMTFGQTLTLVVLPQAARTVLAPMSSVFIALPRNSAIAGAFSIGELYSAQQTFSDRGYSIFSIFFWVACAYLVISATVATLFRFLESRLAVAR comes from the coding sequence ATGGGGTTCCTGTTCGAGGACGACAACTTCGCGCTGTTCCGCGACGGTTTCCTGCAGACGATCGAGCTGAGCGCGCTCAGCGCTCTGCTCGCCCTGCTGCTGGGCACCCTGCTGGCGGCCTTCCGGGTCTCCCCCGCGCCGGTGCTGCGCGCGTTCGGCACCGCCTGGGTGACGATCTTCCGCAACACCCCGCTGACGCTGCTGTTCTTCGCCGTCGAGTTCGGGCTGCCCGCGCTCGGCGTGCACTTCGAGCACCTCACCTTCGCGACGCTGGCGCTCGGCGGGTACACCGCCTCGTTCGTCTGCGAGGTGCTGCGCTCGGGCATCAACACCGTGCCGCTCGGCCAGGCCGAGGCCGCCCGCAGCCTCGGCATGACCTTCGGCCAGACGCTGACCCTGGTCGTCCTGCCGCAGGCCGCCCGGACCGTGCTGGCGCCGATGAGCAGCGTGTTCATAGCCCTGCCGAGGAACTCGGCGATCGCCGGCGCGTTCAGCATCGGCGAGCTGTACAGCGCGCAGCAGACCTTCTCCGACCGCGGCTACTCGATCTTCTCGATCTTCTTCTGGGTGGCCTGCGCCTACCTGGTGATCAGCGCGACGGTCGCCACGCTGTTCCGCTTCCTGGAATCCCGACTGGCGGTGGCCCGATGA
- the miaB gene encoding tRNA (N6-isopentenyl adenosine(37)-C2)-methylthiotransferase MiaB produces the protein MSGESGFESGLKSYKVVTYGCQMNVHDSERLSGLLEDAGYVKAGQDGDPDLVVFNTCAVRENADNKLYGNLGQLAPVKSRHKGMQIAVGGCLAQKDRDTIVQKAPWVDVVFGTHNIGHLPALLERAAVEKKAQVEILESLETFPSTLPTRRESAYAAWVAISVGCNNTCTFCIVPALRGKEEDRRPGDVLAEIEALVDEGVIEVTLLGQNVNAYGSDLGDREAFSKLLRAAGQIEGLERIRFTSPHPRDFTDDVIAAMAETPTVMHQLHMPLQSGSDRILKAMRRSYRQERFLGIIRKVREAMPDAAISTDIIVGFPGETEEDFEETMHVVREARFTNAFTFQYSKRPGTPAAEMEEQVPKAVVQARYDRLIALQEEISWEENKKQVGRTLEILVAEGEGKKDDKTDRLSGRAPDNRLVHFTKPAEPVRPGDMVTVEITYAAPHHLLAEGPVLSVRRTRAGDAWEKRQAKPAAKPAGVMLGLPGIGAPASLPLAAPAGGCCGD, from the coding sequence GTGAGCGGTGAGAGCGGATTTGAGAGCGGATTGAAGAGCTACAAGGTCGTCACGTACGGCTGTCAGATGAACGTCCACGACTCCGAGCGGCTGTCCGGGCTGCTGGAGGACGCGGGCTACGTCAAGGCCGGGCAGGACGGCGACCCGGACCTGGTCGTGTTCAACACCTGCGCGGTGCGCGAGAACGCCGACAACAAGCTGTACGGCAACCTCGGCCAGCTGGCGCCGGTCAAGAGCCGCCACAAGGGCATGCAGATCGCCGTCGGCGGCTGCCTGGCCCAGAAGGACCGCGACACCATCGTGCAGAAGGCCCCCTGGGTCGACGTGGTGTTCGGCACCCACAACATCGGCCACCTGCCGGCACTGCTGGAGCGGGCCGCGGTCGAGAAGAAGGCCCAGGTCGAGATCCTGGAGTCGCTGGAGACCTTCCCCTCCACGCTGCCGACCCGCCGTGAGTCCGCGTACGCCGCCTGGGTCGCCATCTCGGTCGGCTGCAACAACACCTGCACCTTCTGCATCGTGCCCGCGCTGCGCGGCAAGGAGGAGGACCGCCGCCCCGGCGACGTCCTCGCCGAGATCGAGGCGCTGGTGGACGAGGGCGTCATCGAGGTGACCCTGCTCGGCCAGAACGTCAACGCCTACGGCTCCGACCTGGGCGACCGCGAGGCCTTCTCCAAGCTGCTGCGCGCCGCCGGCCAGATCGAGGGCCTGGAGCGGATCCGCTTCACCTCGCCGCACCCGCGCGACTTCACCGACGACGTGATCGCCGCCATGGCCGAGACGCCGACCGTGATGCACCAGCTGCACATGCCGCTGCAGTCCGGCTCCGACCGCATCCTCAAGGCGATGCGCCGCTCGTACCGGCAGGAGCGTTTCCTCGGGATCATCCGGAAGGTCCGCGAGGCCATGCCGGACGCGGCCATCTCCACCGACATCATCGTGGGCTTCCCCGGCGAGACCGAGGAGGACTTCGAGGAGACGATGCACGTCGTCCGCGAGGCCCGCTTCACCAACGCCTTCACCTTCCAGTACTCCAAGCGCCCCGGCACCCCGGCCGCGGAGATGGAGGAGCAGGTGCCGAAGGCCGTCGTGCAGGCCCGCTACGACCGGCTGATCGCCCTCCAGGAGGAGATCTCCTGGGAGGAGAACAAGAAGCAGGTCGGCCGCACCCTGGAGATCCTGGTCGCCGAGGGCGAGGGCAAGAAGGACGACAAGACCGACCGCCTGTCCGGCCGCGCGCCCGACAACCGGCTGGTCCACTTCACCAAGCCGGCCGAGCCGGTGCGCCCGGGCGACATGGTGACCGTCGAGATCACCTACGCCGCCCCGCACCACCTGCTGGCCGAAGGCCCGGTGCTCTCGGTGCGCCGCACCCGGGCCGGTGACGCCTGGGAGAAGCGCCAGGCCAAGCCCGCCGCCAAGCCGGCCGGGGTGATGCTCGGCCTGCCGGGCATCGGCGCCCCGGCGTCGCTGCCCCTCGCCGCCCCGGCGGGCGGCTGCTGCGGCGACTGA